GAAAAAAAGAAATGAACATCAAATGTGATCATTCAAAATCAAGTGAAAGGTAAACATAGTTATTGATCGAAAGAAAAACCAAATAAATGAAAGCATAAAACGAAAACCAAGTTCTCATGAAATGAAAACATTATTCAATGAAAACAAAATTAAAATCTAAAAACTTCAACCTTCAACTGCCACCTTCAACCATCAATTTTCATATAATAGATAATTATTTTAGATGTTCAATATATTTTGAATACATATTAGGAATTGAGATCATGTTTTGGTATGAGTTTTTTTTGGAAATTTTGTATGTTTCGGGTTCTATCGGGTATCCAGTTAGGTTCGGGTTCGGTTCGGATAATACGCATAACCTGAAATACCATAAAACAAGATCCATTCGGTATTTATACCGGGTTCGGATCGGTTCGGATTTATTTTTATCGGATCGGGTTTGGTTCGGGTTTTCGGGTTCGGTTTATTTACCCAGCCTTAGACGTGGGTATCATATTAATATTTACATGTGGGAATAAAGACTTCTATGGAACAAAGAAAAATAAAGCATATGGTCAATGTATAAATTATTTTCTTTGGCAAGCGAATTTCATGAACAATGAAAGACTCAATCAAAATTATTTTGGGTATTCAAAGTGAAAGAGGTATGAAAATTTATCTAAACATATAAAAGGATATATGTGGATCAAAATGTAAACTCCTTGCTCTAGTTAAGAAAATATTACAAAATAGAATTAATGGGTGGCCAGCTATATAGTAATCAAGCAACGTTCAAATTCTACTTATACTCAATCAATCGAGCTTCATCAAGCCGTTGCTTCTTTAAAACCGCCTTTGTTTCATTCACAACAACAAGACCGTCTCTTCAGCACTACTTTACTACTATAAATCGCTGTTGCTTTTTTTTCAGATAACCACTTCTAATGCTGCTTTAACAAGCCGCGCTACCATACTTTGAAGATATATTCAATCTCACACGTGGTACCACGTATGAGCTTGCGGGATGGTATTTGAGAGATCCGGAAGATCGACCCAAACCCAAGATCAAGATATACATCAATATATTAGAATAGAGAACTTATCTTTAATATTCCATATTAGTTTAGGAATTATGTTTAGTTATCTACTCATCTATATGCATATTGTAATCTATTCACCATGAGAGCCAATAATATTTCTTCCAATTCTATACTCTCACCAATCTATCAACTAGCTGTGATGGAGGCGAGGTGTTGCGTCGTGTTTTCTCCAACATCAACCGCACATNNNNNNNNNNNNNNNNNNNNNNNNNNNNNNNNNNNNNNNNNNNNNNNNNNGGGGGGGGGGGGGGGGGGGGGGGGGGGGTGAGAGAGAGTATAACAAGAATATCATAAGGAGAAGAAAAACACATATGAAATAAAGATTGGTACGCATGAGAGAGCGGACTCGGAGGAATAAGAAGATGCAGGAGATCATGGTGGTTTGTAGGATGACGGCAAGTTTTCTTTTTGGTGATGAAAATACAAGGGAATGTATAAATTAAAAGGTACTGTTGCACTTAACGAGATGAAAAGGGTTTCAATTTGGTTTAAGATAAAATAGTTTGGTTCAAGAATAATTAAATAGTGAAAACCAGTTTAGAGCATCTCCAATATACATTTCTGTAATTTCTTTCTAAAATAGAGATCCCTATTATAGAGGTGAAAATGCTCCAATATATGTTTATAAGGGTGATTGGTTGCGGCTATAGATGCTCTAGACAACCAAAATTTAATCTAGAGTCATATATGTCAATCAATCGAGTTTTTCTTTTTTTTAAAAACTCACAACAAAAAAAATCTCTACAAAATCAAAATATGGTGTAGAGCGCTTTATTTCCAGAGGAAATAAATAGTGATTTACAAATGTACAGCAACATAATTTACATCAAATAAATCTACAGCTTAAATTCTATAGCAAAAAACATACAACTACAGCTTATTCCAATCACCTCTTTATAATAGAGTTCCTATATTTTAGAAGAAAATATAAAGAAAAATTATTTTTTGCCTCTACATTTAGAGGTGAAAATAACATATCTCTATATTTTTTTTCTATATATAGAAAAATTCTATTATAGATGCATACATTTGAGCAATTTCATCTCTATAATAAATTTTTTCTATTTTATAGAAAAATATAGAAATAAAAATAGAGGTGAATTAGAGATGGTCTTAGAAAAGCACGATGAATGATGTATATAAACTTGGGTTGGCACAAAAGAAGAAAATAGTTTGTAAAAACTGGAAAAAGTTTGCTATAAGGTGACATTTGTGACATGCAAATGCTGCTTTCTTATCAATAATAAAATCCAAAAATAGCCAAAATCCCAACAATCTAATAAAATCTTATGGCGACGAAATCTCCTACACCTATTTTCTTGCTTTATAATATTTTTTGTAGAAAAAACTCTGAAAAACTCCCGAATTAACAACAATTTGATCAACCTCTTTTCTTCTTCTTCATCGTGCATTTCTACATCAATCTCATCATTTTTAATTGATCCGAAGAAGGAAGAGGCTAGAGCATCAATCTTTTAAAATATATTAATCGGGGTTTCAATTTGCATTTCTTTGTTTTCTTTGATATTTCCTATTTTATTTTTCAAAAAAATAACCCGAAAAAGATCCTGGCGGCAAAAATGTCCATGGGAGAGAGATCGCCGAGGAATAAAGTGAAGTTTATGAGCAGCTTTGGCGGCAAAATCCTCCCTAGACCTTCCGACGGCCTTCTCAAATACGTCGGCGGAGAGACTCGCGTCATCGCCGTCTCTCCTGACATCACATTCGCCGGTAAAACGACTCTTAATCTTCTCCTGCCGTAATCAAAATCATCGACGTGAAATATTTTTTTAATTTAATTTCAGAACTCATGAAGAAACTCACAGAAATCACCGAGAACGACGTCGTGCTCAAATACCAAATCATCCCCGAAGATCTCGACGCGTTAGTCTCCGTAAAGTCGGACGAAGATCTCAAACACATGATGGATGAATACAACCGTCACGAAGCTCCGAAGCTCAGGACCTTCTTGTTTCCTGCGAACCCATTGGTTCTCGAGAATCAGTTAGGTCCTATCGAGCCACAAACGATAGAGCAGCGCTACATCGAAGCAGTCAATGGCATTCTTCGCAAGAGTGTTTCTCTTCGTGCCCCAATCAAAACAAGACCTTCTTTCACCCTCTCTGCTAGTGCTTCTTCTTCTCCGAGATCAGAATCATCACCTGATGGATATAATCACGAGCTGTCTGAAACTGGTAGCAGCTACCAGTTGAGCAGGCTTTACCCAATGCATAAAGTACAGAGCAGTCCAAACATCACTCAACCACATAGCTATCACTACCACAATGGTTACCTTCAGCCACCTAACTGCTTGACTTGTAGGCTGCGACCACCACCATCACCCCCGTTAGTTTTACAGAGAGGCTGGGATCCACCCGGTAACGCTCATAACTCCGGTGGTGGTACTGGTAATGGAAAGTGCGGGTGTAATGAAGAACGTAGGTTCTGGGGTAGAACAGGTAGTGTTCCTCAAAGTCCTATGAACCATGTCCTTCGTCTCTGATATTGCTGCATGACATTTGCGGCAACCATCTGTGTATGTTTACAGTTTTCAACATTTGTAGGTATCTACTAAATGTGTGCGCCTGCGTGCGTGATATGCTGCAGGAGAATGTTTTTGTGAAAAGGCTGCAAGATTTTATATCATCAATACTATTAAATCTGCAACATGTCCAGATGATATAAGTTCAGTCCAATTAAAATCATACAGCATCTATATATAACTGTTTCTGTTAAAAAGAAGTGGTCACCAATAATTTATAACATACAATTACAAAAATATGTATTAACTAATAAAAGGTAGTTACAGAGATACAGTTTATTGTATATATTATCGATAGTTTTTTTTTATATATTTGATCATTTTATTTGTATATATAAAATCTTTTTTCTTATTATTATATAATTTTTTTCCGATAGATCGGATCAATTTTTATTAAAAATAATTGAACAAAACTACAATTAATACATCATGGGTTGATTGGATTGGACATTAAACAAATTATGACATAAAATTTTTATTTTTTCCATCGAACACATTTTTGAAAAAAAGTGAATAGTATTGTTTTCACAGTTGAATTTTGACTTTTATCTTCCATATGGTTTTGAAAGCTTTCAAATCAACCATCGAATTGATACATGTCATTTTAATATTTTTAGTCGTACACTTAAAGAAAACTTACATTTTTGTAATTTAAAGTCGTTTTAAAAAAAAATAATAACATATAAGGTTTTCTCATTTTTGTAATTTAAAGTCATTTTAAAAAATTCAAAATATAACATATAAGAAAAAAAACTAATTTTTTTATTATATGGTTAATGTGATTGTTTATTTTTTTTAATAATATAAAATTAAACAAAATGAAGAAGGATGCAAAAATTGTTATCAAATCTTTATTATTCATAATCATTAATTGTTAAACAAATTATGACATAAAAACCTAATTTTTTTCATCGAACA
This genomic interval from Brassica oleracea var. oleracea cultivar TO1000 chromosome C2, BOL, whole genome shotgun sequence contains the following:
- the LOC106326155 gene encoding uncharacterized protein LOC106326155 isoform X1, encoding MSMGERSPRNKVKFMSSFGGKILPRPSDGLLKYVGGETRVIAVSPDITFAELMKKLTEITENDVVLKYQIIPEDLDALVSVKSDEDLKHMMDEYNRHEAPKLRTFLFPANPLVLENQLGPIEPQTIEQRYIEAVNGILRKSVSLRAPIKTRPSFTLSASASSSPRSESSPDGYNHELSETGSSYQLSRLYPMHKVQSSPNITQPHSYHYHNGYLQPPNCLTCRLRPPPSPPLVLQRGWDPPGNAHNSGGGTGNGKCGCNEERRFWGRTGSVPQSPMNHVLRL
- the LOC106326155 gene encoding uncharacterized protein LOC106326155 isoform X2; protein product: MSMGERSPRNKVKFMSSFGGKILPRPSDGLLKYVGGETRVIAVSPDITFAELMKKLTEITENDVVLKYQIIPEDLDALVSVKSDEDLKHMMDEYNRHEAPKLRTFLFPANPLVLENQLGPIEPQTIEQRYIEAVNGILRKSVSLRAPIKTRPSFTLSASASSSPRSESSPDGYNHELSETGSSYQLSRLYPMHKVQSSPNITQPHSYHYHNGYLQPPNCLTCRLRPPPSPPLVLQRGWDPPGNAHNSGGGTGNGKCGCNEERRFWGRTGIY